A single region of the Fenollaria sporofastidiosus genome encodes:
- a CDS encoding GNAT family N-acetyltransferase, which yields MIRFDEITNKNIWKVCALEPYEEQKDFVADNIQSLAEAYSTRNEGNNALPLAVYDDNTLIGFVMIGKGTVGNEEESPLIKENYCLWRLMIDRKYQGRGMGKQTIDAAIDLIRTFPFGEARKVWLSYEPENTRARAIYLKYGFSENGEMCGNEIVAVYDL from the coding sequence TGATTAGATTTGATGAAATTACGAATAAAAATATTTGGAAAGTTTGTGCATTAGAGCCATATGAAGAGCAAAAAGATTTTGTTGCTGATAACATACAGAGCTTGGCGGAAGCATATTCAACAAGAAATGAAGGCAATAATGCGTTGCCGCTTGCAGTATATGATGATAACACCCTGATTGGATTTGTTATGATCGGAAAAGGAACCGTTGGCAATGAAGAAGAAAGTCCTTTAATCAAAGAAAACTACTGCCTCTGGAGACTAATGATTGATAGGAAATATCAGGGACGAGGTATGGGAAAGCAGACGATTGATGCCGCAATCGATTTGATACGTACATTCCCATTTGGTGAGGCAAGAAAGGTATGGTTGTCGTATGAACCAGAAAACACTAGAGCAAGAGCAATATACTTAAAGTATGGCTTTTCCGAGAATGGAGAAATGTGTGGCAATGAAATTGTAGCCGTGTATGATTTATAA
- a CDS encoding MATE family efflux transporter has translation MSYINAAFLLIKVYCGIITVKGGFTITTTSIKKKFFSYIIPSLSAMIIFSLYSMVDGFFVSKYVGVEALSAVNISTPFINIVFALGIIAAVGSQTMCGVFIGRKNYMKANKIFSFNILTVAVLSVLLTLIFYFNLDRIATLLGATEDLKPLVLKYIGYIVYFVPFLMISYNFEVLVKVDGFPRLAVATVITCGLSNVILDYVFVGLMGKGLEGAAVATGISQVISTVVYLIHFTLGKSNLEFVEVKFSFDTLKSIFSLGVGDFVSEVGIAMIVLFYNIFIIRFLGEKSIATFSVVSYVNNLALTCFAGITQGTQPLLSYYYGKRDYDTLKKLFRYASFAILITGTVFLLASQVLAREIFNIFLDVDEETMLYSILSLRKFSVSFMITGFNVLIAAVCVSSLKPKYSVVINVLRSFVMIYLALFVLTMIEPTLIWFASSVSEALTLVFAFVFYKKLSKENRERYE, from the coding sequence ATGTCATACATCAATGCCGCGTTCTTGCTTATAAAAGTTTATTGTGGTATAATAACAGTTAAGGGAGGTTTTACTATTACCACTACAAGCATCAAGAAAAAGTTTTTCTCCTATATAATACCGTCGCTCTCTGCCATGATCATATTTAGTTTATACTCAATGGTTGATGGCTTCTTCGTGAGCAAGTACGTCGGTGTCGAGGCACTTAGTGCAGTTAATATTTCAACGCCATTTATCAATATAGTTTTTGCGCTTGGTATAATTGCAGCGGTCGGCTCTCAAACGATGTGCGGCGTCTTTATCGGCAGAAAAAACTACATGAAGGCAAACAAGATCTTTAGCTTCAACATATTAACCGTGGCAGTGCTATCGGTCTTATTGACTCTTATTTTTTATTTCAATTTAGATAGGATAGCGACACTTTTGGGTGCAACTGAGGACCTAAAGCCGCTTGTCCTAAAGTACATTGGCTACATAGTCTACTTTGTGCCATTCTTAATGATTTCGTATAACTTCGAGGTCTTGGTCAAGGTCGATGGTTTTCCGCGTCTTGCGGTCGCAACCGTTATCACTTGCGGACTAAGCAATGTCATCTTGGACTATGTCTTCGTCGGACTCATGGGCAAGGGCCTAGAGGGCGCGGCGGTCGCAACAGGTATCTCGCAGGTCATCTCGACCGTGGTCTACCTTATCCACTTCACGCTTGGCAAGTCGAACCTGGAGTTTGTCGAGGTCAAGTTCTCATTTGACACTCTTAAGTCCATATTCTCCTTGGGTGTTGGCGACTTCGTTTCAGAGGTCGGCATCGCGATGATAGTTTTGTTCTACAACATATTCATAATTCGTTTCCTTGGTGAGAAGTCCATCGCGACTTTCTCTGTCGTAAGCTATGTCAATAACCTTGCGCTCACATGCTTTGCAGGTATCACGCAGGGCACGCAGCCACTTTTGAGCTATTATTATGGTAAGAGGGACTACGATACACTCAAGAAGCTCTTCCGTTACGCAAGCTTTGCGATACTTATAACGGGAACGGTCTTTTTGCTCGCTTCGCAAGTTTTAGCAAGAGAGATCTTCAATATATTTTTAGATGTAGACGAAGAGACTATGCTCTACTCGATACTTTCACTAAGAAAGTTCTCGGTCTCATTTATGATCACAGGCTTCAACGTCTTGATAGCCGCAGTCTGCGTTTCGTCCTTGAAGCCGAAGTACTCGGTTGTGATCAATGTCTTGAGAAGCTTCGTGATGATCTACCTCGCACTCTTTGTCTTGACAATGATCGAGCCAACGCTAATATGGTTTGCTTCGAGCGTATCAGAAGCACTGACCCTAGTCTTTGCATTTGTATTTTATAAGAAGCTGAGTAAAGAAAATAGAGAACGATATGAGTAA
- a CDS encoding AbrB/MazE/SpoVT family DNA-binding domain-containing protein, with the protein MNITIKKWGNSQGIILPKLVLSALGINVDDELKLDVEDDKIILSKAVELDDFSDLILEDLINNGYEGEELLNEFKRVKKNMPKAVKKLKRDVLNEYKSGETVDY; encoded by the coding sequence ATGAACATTACCATAAAAAAGTGGGGCAACTCCCAAGGCATTATACTGCCAAAGCTAGTTCTATCGGCTCTAGGTATCAATGTTGATGACGAGCTTAAGCTTGATGTCGAAGATGACAAGATCATATTGTCAAAGGCAGTTGAGCTTGATGACTTTTCGGATTTAATCTTGGAAGATCTAATTAATAATGGCTATGAAGGTGAAGAACTCTTGAATGAATTTAAAAGAGTTAAAAAGAACATGCCAAAGGCCGTGAAGAAATTAAAGCGTGATGTTTTAAACGAGTACAAAAGTGGCGAAACCGTAGATTATTAA
- a CDS encoding insulinase family protein: MNEKFSLVESGFIDEISSAYKIFTHKKTKAKVIKFENDDDNKAFMIGFRTIPENSKGIMHIIEHAVLSGSKKYTTKEPFMDLAKSSLATFLNAMTFQNMTVYPISSRNAKDFYNLMDVYLDAVFNPRLLTDKRVFLQEGTRREIFNKDEEIKYQGVVYNEMKGAMSSSEEFIYQAMQEELYPDSYCAYNSGGDPYEIIKLSYDELLDYYKRHYHPSNSYIVLYGDGDVDAELAHLDEFLSAYEYKDIANNIGMKLVKPKKCVFERAYPNDVSDKHNYAYAFITGAIDNTRDSIMTEFLSKYLSYFSNSPLKKKIQEMGIASDLLSYSNYGYGNGNYTDLSLILKDAEPGTLEEFKKAAHDEIDAIKSGRINKDIYESVLNLMDFTLKEFANTATKGIALALKSVAMWLFDKSPASAFAFNETLDELKKDESAFINFVNAAHKDVKMLDFYPVKDFYKERDEEERDALNKYKASLTPEELDALIKENEDLKAMQEEPDTKEAIASIPALKLEDLPRDIEKLPLEKVQDFIYYSKEDSKICYLNLFFDISHIAEEDYVKVANLVDLLADIKTTKSSREKLETDIFKTTGSINFASSVVKNYKSGKLTPFVQCSAKFTKDKAADAMKLIDEIIKCSDPSDEKVLKMNVLESVSDFDNNVLNIASNIAMDVAKAQTLEKERLTLKLHGIEKFIHVKKLKANFDELKDEEIRDYQRLLKTMFRKEGFTSHYSYEERIDELDKAVAALEASLESIPAAAVCTEHKRDKKNTKLVVSSKVYFNAVATDVDEDNSGDVEVLRQIVSNDYLHTEIRAKGGAYGDGLNAGIDYLAEFTFRDPNLARSLEVMRKSADFLKSFELDKDELERRKIASTLKYNKAYGKGQKGKLAFVRMLQGMSEEDDLKAYREILDTDLNVLKEKYVDKLHRLEDASFAVIGPDGDDGIEYDEVIDIR, encoded by the coding sequence ATGAACGAGAAATTTTCCCTAGTGGAGAGTGGATTTATAGACGAGATAAGCTCTGCTTATAAAATTTTTACGCACAAGAAGACTAAGGCTAAGGTCATAAAGTTTGAGAACGACGACGACAACAAAGCCTTTATGATAGGTTTTAGAACTATACCTGAGAATTCGAAGGGCATCATGCACATCATTGAGCACGCGGTTCTATCTGGCTCGAAGAAGTACACAACGAAGGAGCCGTTTATGGATCTTGCGAAGTCATCACTTGCGACTTTCCTAAACGCGATGACCTTCCAAAACATGACTGTCTACCCGATATCATCAAGAAACGCGAAGGACTTCTACAACCTTATGGACGTCTACCTAGATGCTGTCTTCAATCCGAGACTATTAACAGACAAGAGAGTCTTCCTTCAAGAAGGCACTAGACGCGAAATTTTTAATAAAGATGAAGAAATTAAGTACCAAGGCGTTGTATATAACGAGATGAAGGGAGCTATGTCTTCCTCAGAAGAGTTCATCTACCAAGCTATGCAAGAGGAGCTATATCCAGACTCCTACTGCGCGTACAACTCAGGCGGCGATCCGTATGAGATCATAAAGCTTTCATACGATGAGCTTCTTGACTACTACAAAAGGCACTACCACCCATCGAACTCATACATCGTGCTTTATGGTGATGGCGATGTGGACGCAGAGCTAGCGCACTTAGACGAATTTTTATCCGCCTACGAGTACAAGGACATTGCGAATAATATTGGCATGAAGCTAGTTAAGCCTAAGAAGTGTGTCTTTGAGCGCGCCTACCCAAATGACGTCTCAGACAAGCACAACTACGCCTACGCCTTCATTACAGGCGCTATCGACAATACGCGTGATAGCATAATGACAGAGTTTTTGAGTAAGTACCTTAGCTACTTCTCCAACTCCCCTCTTAAGAAAAAGATCCAAGAGATGGGCATAGCTTCTGACCTTTTGAGCTACTCCAACTATGGCTATGGTAATGGCAATTACACAGACCTTAGCCTTATACTAAAGGATGCCGAGCCAGGTACGCTTGAGGAGTTTAAAAAGGCTGCCCATGATGAGATTGATGCCATCAAGTCTGGCCGCATCAACAAGGACATATATGAGTCGGTTCTAAACCTTATGGACTTCACACTTAAGGAGTTCGCAAACACTGCTACTAAGGGCATAGCTCTTGCGCTAAAGTCGGTTGCTATGTGGCTATTTGACAAGTCACCTGCGAGCGCCTTTGCCTTCAACGAGACACTTGATGAGCTTAAGAAGGATGAAAGCGCCTTTATAAACTTTGTAAATGCCGCTCATAAGGATGTCAAGATGCTGGACTTCTACCCTGTGAAGGACTTCTACAAGGAAAGAGACGAAGAAGAGAGGGACGCGCTTAATAAGTACAAGGCTTCACTCACTCCAGAAGAGCTTGATGCACTGATTAAGGAGAATGAAGACCTTAAGGCTATGCAAGAAGAGCCTGACACAAAGGAAGCGATTGCGTCAATACCCGCTCTTAAGCTAGAGGACTTGCCGCGTGATATAGAAAAGCTGCCACTTGAGAAGGTGCAAGACTTTATATACTACTCCAAAGAAGACAGCAAGATCTGCTACCTAAACCTATTCTTCGATATCTCGCACATAGCCGAGGAAGACTACGTCAAGGTCGCAAACCTTGTTGATCTCTTAGCAGACATCAAGACAACGAAGTCATCTAGAGAAAAACTTGAGACAGACATATTCAAAACTACCGGCTCGATAAATTTCGCTTCAAGCGTAGTGAAGAATTATAAGAGCGGTAAGCTTACGCCATTCGTTCAATGCAGCGCAAAGTTTACTAAAGACAAGGCAGCTGATGCTATGAAACTTATAGACGAGATCATCAAGTGCTCCGACCCAAGTGATGAGAAAGTACTAAAGATGAACGTTTTGGAGAGCGTCTCAGACTTCGACAACAACGTTTTGAATATCGCCTCCAACATTGCCATGGACGTGGCGAAGGCGCAAACACTTGAGAAAGAAAGGCTTACACTTAAGCTCCATGGTATAGAAAAGTTCATACACGTAAAGAAGCTCAAAGCTAATTTCGATGAACTTAAGGATGAGGAGATCCGTGACTACCAAAGACTACTTAAGACTATGTTTAGGAAGGAAGGCTTCACTTCTCACTACTCATACGAAGAGAGGATAGATGAGCTTGACAAGGCAGTAGCCGCACTTGAAGCCTCACTTGAGAGCATCCCAGCTGCTGCTGTGTGCACAGAGCATAAGAGGGATAAGAAGAACACAAAGCTAGTTGTGTCGTCCAAAGTCTACTTCAACGCTGTAGCAACAGATGTAGACGAGGACAATAGTGGCGACGTCGAAGTGCTAAGACAGATAGTCTCAAACGACTACCTTCACACAGAGATACGTGCCAAGGGCGGTGCCTACGGCGATGGACTAAATGCCGGCATAGATTACCTTGCAGAGTTTACATTTAGAGATCCAAACCTTGCAAGAAGCCTTGAAGTGATGAGAAAGTCCGCAGACTTCTTGAAGAGCTTCGAGCTTGATAAAGATGAGCTTGAAAGAAGAAAGATTGCCTCGACACTTAAGTACAATAAGGCATATGGCAAGGGACAAAAAGGTAAGCTTGCCTTCGTGAGAATGCTGCAAGGAATGAGTGAAGAAGACGACCTAAAGGCATATAGAGAGATCTTGGATACAGATTTGAACGTATTAAAAGAAAAGTATGTGGATAAATTGCATAGATTAGAAGATGCAAGCTTTGCAGTTATAGGTCCTGATGGGGATGATGGGATTGAGTACGACGAAGTTATAGATATAAGATAG
- the ybaK gene encoding Cys-tRNA(Pro) deacylase yields the protein MKKTNAMRLLDAAGVKYEEFEYDTKGGISGVDVAKTLNEDVSMVYKTLVTESNKGEHFVFIVPVAMELDLKKAAKASQAKKVDMLKQKDLLPLTGYVHGGCSPIGMKTRLKTFIDISAMDKEYIFVSGGKVGLQIKVSPSDLVKLTDASAIDIVK from the coding sequence ATGAAAAAAACAAATGCGATGCGCCTACTCGATGCAGCGGGCGTGAAATATGAAGAGTTTGAATACGATACCAAGGGCGGCATTAGCGGCGTGGACGTTGCCAAGACTTTGAATGAAGACGTGAGCATGGTCTACAAGACTCTAGTTACCGAGTCGAACAAAGGTGAGCACTTCGTCTTCATAGTTCCCGTGGCTATGGAGCTAGACCTTAAGAAAGCTGCGAAGGCCTCTCAGGCGAAGAAGGTCGACATGCTTAAGCAAAAGGATCTACTTCCACTAACAGGCTACGTGCATGGCGGCTGCTCACCCATCGGCATGAAGACGCGCCTTAAGACCTTTATCGATATATCAGCTATGGACAAGGAATATATTTTTGTAAGCGGTGGCAAGGTCGGTTTGCAAATCAAAGTAAGTCCCTCTGATCTAGTGAAGCTTACGGATGCGAGCGCCATTGACATAGTAAAGTAG
- a CDS encoding amidohydrolase family protein gives MLLVKNAKVNGEVIDILSLDGRITKLGKNTHNAYAIDEIDLEGRRVYPSLIDGHVHVTGGGGEMGPTSRVPEIKYGDIIMSGVTTLVGLLGTDSVTRSVENLVSKVKALNEYNIRSYALTGAYEYPSKTITGSVKKDITYIAEIIGCKLAISDHRSSYITEDELARLASECYIGGLFAGKVGELHMHTGGMGKEGLSKVFHVLEKHEIPIKVFRPTHCKNVVEDAIEFMHMGGYADFTAGSGLDAIDYALKKAPFDKITLSSDSNGSVPIWSEDKELLGIGAAKIGALFETIKELRDKYGYSLEDMIKLASTNVAKALEIDKITGEIKEGLSLDIMALDDDDMIDTVISKGVVEMKEKKVLRKTNFSDF, from the coding sequence ATGTTACTTGTTAAAAACGCGAAGGTGAATGGCGAAGTTATCGATATTTTATCCTTAGACGGACGCATCACTAAGCTTGGTAAGAATACCCACAACGCTTATGCTATAGACGAGATTGACTTAGAAGGAAGGAGGGTCTACCCAAGCCTTATCGATGGCCACGTCCATGTGACAGGCGGCGGCGGAGAGATGGGTCCGACATCGAGAGTGCCTGAGATAAAGTATGGTGATATAATCATGTCAGGGGTAACGACTCTTGTGGGACTACTTGGCACAGACAGCGTGACTCGCTCTGTGGAGAACCTTGTCTCTAAGGTCAAGGCACTGAATGAATACAACATAAGGAGCTATGCACTCACAGGTGCCTACGAGTATCCATCCAAAACCATAACAGGCTCGGTGAAGAAGGACATCACATATATAGCTGAGATCATAGGATGCAAGCTTGCAATCTCAGATCACAGGTCAAGCTACATCACTGAAGATGAACTTGCAAGGCTCGCAAGTGAGTGCTACATAGGTGGTCTCTTCGCAGGCAAGGTAGGGGAGCTGCATATGCATACAGGAGGAATGGGTAAGGAAGGCCTTTCGAAAGTCTTCCACGTCCTTGAAAAGCACGAGATACCGATCAAAGTCTTTAGACCGACACATTGCAAGAACGTAGTAGAGGATGCGATTGAGTTTATGCACATGGGTGGATACGCAGACTTCACCGCAGGCAGCGGCCTTGACGCAATCGACTACGCGCTAAAGAAGGCGCCATTTGATAAAATCACGCTATCATCTGACTCGAACGGCTCAGTGCCTATCTGGTCAGAGGATAAGGAGCTCTTGGGTATAGGCGCGGCGAAGATAGGGGCACTTTTTGAGACTATAAAAGAGCTTAGAGATAAGTATGGTTATAGCCTTGAAGACATGATTAAGCTTGCATCTACCAATGTCGCAAAGGCACTCGAGATAGATAAGATAACAGGCGAGATCAAAGAGGGACTCTCACTCGACATCATGGCACTTGATGATGATGACATGATTGACACAGTCATTAGCAAGGGAGTCGTCGAGATGAAGGAGAAGAAGGTACTGCGCAAGACTAATTTTAGCGATTTTTAG
- a CDS encoding N(4)-(beta-N-acetylglucosaminyl)-L-asparaginase, whose amino-acid sequence MSIIATWKMAYEGTLLARKALLEGKTLEEALITLIKDVELNENFHSVGYSGLPNEEGIVECDAAMMNGDNLHFGAVAGLRNIRSAVSVARTLMDRSYNNFLVGEGALKHAIAMGFKEEEMLTEEAKRRWVEERAKDPKVYKGHDTVCGLIAEEGRVIAGTSTSGLFMKKVGRVGDSPLVGPGLYADSDIGAAAATGVGEDIIKGTLSYRVVSLMSEGLSAQDAAIKAVMDLDAKLRAKGEEPRDFSVIAVEKSGAWGAASNIAEFPFIVSEESGETSIYVARDFGRTIEKIK is encoded by the coding sequence ATGAGTATAATAGCAACTTGGAAGATGGCATACGAAGGCACTTTGCTCGCACGTAAGGCACTTTTAGAGGGCAAGACTTTGGAAGAGGCCTTGATTACGCTTATAAAAGATGTGGAGCTAAACGAGAATTTTCACTCGGTAGGCTACTCGGGACTACCGAACGAGGAAGGCATAGTCGAGTGCGACGCAGCCATGATGAACGGGGACAACCTGCACTTCGGTGCCGTTGCTGGCCTTAGAAATATAAGGAGCGCTGTATCAGTTGCACGCACGCTTATGGATAGAAGCTACAACAACTTTTTAGTCGGCGAAGGAGCTCTTAAGCACGCCATCGCCATGGGCTTTAAAGAGGAAGAGATGCTTACAGAAGAAGCGAAGAGACGCTGGGTTGAAGAGAGGGCGAAGGATCCAAAGGTCTACAAGGGTCACGACACTGTATGCGGCCTTATAGCTGAAGAAGGTAGAGTCATTGCGGGGACATCGACATCGGGTCTCTTTATGAAGAAGGTGGGACGCGTGGGCGACTCGCCACTAGTGGGACCGGGTCTATATGCCGACAGCGACATAGGAGCCGCAGCCGCAACAGGCGTCGGAGAAGACATAATTAAAGGCACACTATCTTATAGGGTCGTCTCACTAATGTCAGAAGGACTAAGCGCGCAAGACGCCGCGATAAAGGCAGTCATGGATTTAGACGCAAAGCTTAGGGCGAAGGGCGAAGAGCCGCGCGACTTCTCAGTCATCGCAGTAGAAAAGAGTGGCGCGTGGGGAGCCGCATCAAACATAGCCGAGTTTCCATTCATAGTAAGCGAAGAAAGTGGCGAAACGAGTATCTACGTAGCGAGAGACTTTGGACGCACGATAGAAAAGATTAAGTAG
- a CDS encoding type II toxin-antitoxin system HicB family antitoxin, with the protein MKNISVYPCVVRYEDETYYANFPDFDACFTDADNLEELFVYTSEVLNACINVLFDNDMKVPLPSEAKDIKLKRGEFLILVKAELSSNTMENIYIRSDERYYKELLDRASDIKNNADIIKARI; encoded by the coding sequence ATGAAAAACATTTCTGTTTATCCATGTGTAGTAAGGTATGAAGACGAAACTTACTATGCTAATTTTCCTGATTTTGACGCTTGCTTTACTGATGCGGACAATTTGGAAGAATTATTTGTATACACAAGTGAAGTTTTGAATGCATGCATCAATGTTCTTTTTGATAATGATATGAAAGTTCCTTTGCCTAGTGAAGCAAAGGACATAAAATTAAAGAGAGGCGAGTTTTTGATTTTAGTAAAGGCAGAGCTAAGTAGCAATACTATGGAGAACATATATATAAGAAGTGATGAAAGATATTACAAGGAGCTTCTTGATAGAGCTTCGGATATTAAAAACAATGCAGATATAATTAAGGCGAGGATTTAG
- a CDS encoding DUF554 domain-containing protein, giving the protein MGLGTLINCLAIIVAGILGRLTAKVFKPKVQRALVLSSGVSIFFIGLAGTMQGMLSISGSTLKSGRAMLVVVSLAIGALIGESIGIEEGFENFGAYLKRKTKSDSDQGFIAAFVTTSLTVSIGAMAIVGSMQEGITGDYQTLALKAVLDFIVVFVMAASMGKGATFSFVPVFILQMSITYLSKLIAPYVTDLAIDYLSLVGSVLIACIGINLLFDKRVSVANMLPALVVAMAAAYLPVAF; this is encoded by the coding sequence ATGGGTCTAGGTACACTAATTAACTGCTTGGCCATCATAGTAGCGGGCATACTAGGAAGGCTAACAGCTAAGGTCTTCAAGCCAAAGGTGCAGAGAGCTCTCGTGCTATCATCTGGTGTGAGCATCTTCTTCATAGGACTTGCTGGCACTATGCAAGGCATGCTAAGTATATCGGGTAGCACGCTTAAGAGCGGCAGAGCCATGCTTGTGGTGGTCTCTCTTGCTATAGGCGCGCTTATAGGTGAGAGCATAGGTATCGAGGAAGGCTTTGAAAACTTTGGTGCCTACCTTAAGAGAAAGACTAAAAGCGACTCGGATCAAGGCTTTATCGCTGCTTTCGTAACGACATCTCTTACTGTTTCCATCGGCGCCATGGCCATAGTCGGATCTATGCAAGAAGGCATAACTGGTGACTACCAAACTCTTGCTTTGAAGGCTGTTTTGGACTTCATCGTTGTCTTCGTGATGGCCGCGTCCATGGGTAAAGGAGCGACATTCTCTTTCGTGCCTGTCTTTATCTTGCAGATGAGCATAACGTATCTTTCTAAGCTCATCGCGCCATATGTAACAGATCTTGCGATAGACTACTTGTCGCTTGTGGGCTCTGTACTAATCGCGTGCATAGGCATAAACCTACTCTTTGATAAGAGAGTCAGCGTTGCCAATATGCTTCCCGCACTTGTAGTTGCTATGGCGGCAGCATATTTGCCAGTGGCTTTTTAA
- a CDS encoding HAD family hydrolase: MIFFDLDDTVLETAKINTLIFERAQMDLHIDMDPNEFMGRLRTALRSRMIRHMDFAYNETIGIDPLDYLLMEEPYEEERLELFKDGVYNDVKDILGGATKEEFLQAFLKRRFDYTEAIDGMLELIKELKDAGEKLGVITDGISEVQHRKAHTLGLDKLVDYVFASGDFGYGKPDTKFFFGAMKAAGVRPSECIMVGNNIDSDVFGALASGMKAVFFGAKPSKYYVNYAPDAKALREVLKKALD; the protein is encoded by the coding sequence ATGATATTTTTTGACTTAGACGACACAGTCTTAGAAACTGCCAAGATAAACACTCTAATATTTGAACGTGCACAGATGGATTTGCACATAGACATGGATCCAAATGAGTTCATGGGCAGGCTTAGAACTGCTCTACGCTCGCGCATGATTAGACACATGGACTTTGCCTACAACGAAACTATCGGCATAGACCCTCTTGACTACTTACTTATGGAGGAGCCATACGAGGAAGAAAGACTTGAGCTGTTCAAGGACGGTGTATATAATGACGTCAAGGACATACTAGGAGGCGCTACTAAGGAAGAATTTCTTCAAGCCTTCCTAAAGAGACGCTTCGACTACACTGAAGCAATTGATGGCATGCTTGAGCTTATAAAGGAGCTTAAGGATGCTGGAGAGAAGCTTGGTGTGATTACTGACGGCATCAGTGAGGTGCAGCACAGAAAGGCGCACACTCTTGGCCTTGATAAGCTCGTTGACTACGTCTTTGCTTCAGGAGACTTCGGTTATGGCAAGCCTGACACAAAGTTCTTCTTCGGTGCGATGAAGGCGGCAGGCGTTAGACCAAGTGAGTGCATCATGGTCGGCAACAACATTGACTCGGACGTCTTCGGTGCTCTTGCAAGTGGCATGAAGGCTGTCTTCTTCGGTGCAAAGCCAAGTAAGTACTACGTAAACTATGCCCCTGATGCAAAGGCGCTTAGAGAAGTCTTAAAGAAGGCACTTGACTAA
- a CDS encoding radical SAM protein — protein MEGFYPIYMYTPMPEMHNLMVPLTSGCSYHKCLYCDLNFRQKFHVFKLEDIEDYLKSEKSKYTKMKRSPKKFTLLEGNPLCVKTSYLESVFKLIGRYFDVDYISMFARASDVLRKSDEELLRLKSLGLDRLCLGLESGSDDVLSFHNKGHTARDSVRACKKLERLGIKYSVYIMLGLGGKDMTKVHREETAKLLNKIKPFEVVFVTTVIFKRAPLKDYVREKKFRRLSIKEVLNEEIYILEHIDMDAVIKATHKTNPLPVLAKFPEGKEAMLEKLREYRDAGSEKDLRRNEMKKWQVWSKE, from the coding sequence ATGGAAGGCTTCTACCCCATATACATGTACACGCCTATGCCTGAGATGCACAACCTTATGGTGCCACTAACAAGTGGCTGTTCCTACCACAAGTGCCTCTACTGCGACCTTAACTTCAGGCAAAAGTTTCACGTGTTTAAGCTCGAAGACATAGAAGACTACCTTAAGAGCGAAAAAAGTAAATATACTAAGATGAAGCGCAGCCCTAAGAAGTTCACTCTGCTTGAGGGCAATCCTTTGTGCGTGAAGACTTCATACCTTGAGAGCGTCTTCAAACTCATAGGAAGGTACTTCGATGTGGACTACATATCGATGTTTGCGCGCGCAAGTGATGTACTTCGTAAGAGCGATGAGGAGCTACTGCGCCTTAAGAGCCTTGGCCTCGATAGGCTGTGCTTAGGACTTGAGAGCGGCTCGGATGATGTACTTAGCTTTCACAATAAAGGTCACACAGCTCGAGATAGTGTGAGAGCCTGCAAGAAGCTTGAGAGACTCGGCATAAAATACTCAGTCTACATCATGCTCGGCCTCGGTGGCAAGGATATGACAAAGGTGCATAGAGAAGAAACTGCAAAGCTACTAAACAAGATAAAGCCATTCGAAGTAGTCTTTGTAACTACGGTTATATTTAAGAGAGCGCCTCTAAAAGACTATGTGCGTGAGAAGAAGTTTAGAAGACTTTCGATAAAGGAAGTTTTAAATGAAGAGATCTACATACTTGAGCACATAGACATGGATGCAGTGATCAAGGCGACACACAAGACCAATCCTTTGCCAGTACTCGCGAAGTTCCCTGAGGGCAAAGAGGCGATGCTAGAGAAGCTTAGGGAGTATAGAGATGCGGGTAGTGAGAAGGACTTGCGTAGGAACGAGATGAAGAAGTGGCAAGTGTGGAGCAAAGAATAA